The DNA sequence TTTTAAAGGCATATTatgtgaaaatataataatgCATGACAATcaacttgatgataacaaaagTAAATACTAACCAGTAACACAATTTCACCTGTATCACCAAACCCTAACATGCAAATGCACACAGATTTTCAAGTGCTAACCTTTCTGCTCTGCCCACTCTCCCGATACGATGGACATAGTTTTGCTTCTCATCCGGCAGGGTGACATTTATCACTGGGGAGAAGAGGGGACATTTGTGAGAACTAAATGGCAGGCAGTGGACATGCATGTGTAAAATAtagcctgttttttttaatactggAAGTCTGATATCTTTCCGTTACCATAAGGAACTCCGTGGATGTCAATCCCTCTGGCAGCTACGTCTGTGCAGATCAGGAGCCTCACTTCTTTTCTCTGAGAAGACAAGGAAACCTTAAATACCGAACAGCTGGTTTCACTTTGTCAAGTGGCATTGTTAAGCTGCTGTTCTTTTACCTTGAAGCGCTCCAAgttatttttcctctcattgGGCTTACGATCACCATGGAGACAAACGCAGGACAACTGGTGGCTTCTACTGTCTGGACCTAAAGATAACAGAACATatcagggaaaaaaataaattacatcatTCCCTCATATTTAGATGTGTGTTCACAATGTATGTGATGGGATGTTCCCACTTTCAAAACATGTGTCCTGTGGTTGCtgaaaagtaaaatgtaaaaatggcacAACAGCCTCCTACCTCCTCCCTGCTGAATGAAGTACTGCTCCATGTTGTCACAGTCGATCTTGGTGCGACAGAAGATTATGGCCTGGTCCATTTTGTGCTCTTTGATGGCCCTCACTGTGTACTCGCCCTTCAGCACCTTGATGGCTTCTGACCACATTTctaaaattcacacacacacacagtttcttaTTACCAAGACCTCATTTATGACTGCCGATGGAgggaaaaatgcaaatataagaTCTGTGGTGTTGTTAATGTGAGGTACTTTGATAGGAATTGTTTAAAAAGAACCTTCCAAGActaaattttcattttccaaGACTGCTTTCACCCACCTGCTGAATTGGCCCCTGGTCTGGTGTTATCTTTGGCATGGACTTCATCAGTCTACCACAGCAAAAGAGAAAAACCAGTCAGCACATTAAGAAATTACAAACAACCTACAAGCCAACTCTGCAAGTTTAGGAACCTTCCAGCTGCAACACTTATAGCCATCTACGATACTCATATGTCACCATGAAATGTGTCCTTTGCAGAGCACATTACTCACCCTGATGTGGTTCTTGCCCAGCCGCTCCCATAGGTGATCGTTCTTGGGGTTGACAGGCACCACCACGTGGTGGACGGTCTCAGGAACAGAGTCCTCGCCCTTCAGGTCAACCCAAGTGGGAAAGTGCATGATGCGCTCAGACAGCTTCTTCACATCAAACGAATGCAGCGTGGCCGAGCACACAATCACCTGGAGAAGAGGAGATCAGCTGATGCACTTGAACTACTAACAGGTGCAACTCACCTTCAGATGTGAAAATTTAGAAAAGATTTAGAATATACAATATATGAGCATGACTGTAGTGTTTAGGGttagaaaatgaaacataagggaaatttgatttaatatgcAAAATGCAAATAGTTAATCTAAACCATCTGTAGCTcccactaaaaaaaaactgtttaactGTTGTtataattgaaaatgtatttgttcagAGCTAACATGAATCTCtacatcattttataaatatactGAAGGAATTGTCAGCTAAACCACACATGCAACTTATCTCAAGCGTTACCTGCAGCCTCTTGCCGTCAGAAGTGACCTGTGGGATTTGGTTGTGAATCCTGTTGATGAAGTCAGTATAGCCTGCTGACAGGAGGCCGTCCTGAAGACACAAAATAATGTTCACTGAAAATGCTTCTCAGGTTCTTAAaggattttaatttgaaataaaatcttgTACATTCTAGGCTGTAAACAACCAGTGCTTCTAATGTAGAAGGACCTaaaatttatgaaaaaaaagtagatGTGTTGTACATACACACTCGTCCAGGACCAAAAAGCGAACTTGGGATAGGCTGAGTTTTCCAGTGGATATGAGGTCGTCCAGTCTGCCAGGTGTTCCCACCACAATGTCGATCTGATGATTGAAGTCAACAGAGGAACGGGGAGCAAAACtgtcagtgaaaaatgtttcaactcTATTTAACAGTGTCTAAAActaatttaatgtttatttagaGACAGTTCATGTCACCTACCCCCTGTTCCAGAGCAGCCAGCTGCTCTTTGGCAGCCACGCCACCAATAACCAGTAGTTCCCTGCAGTGGCAAATTGACAAATTACACACTGTTGGCACATACTTATACTTGAGCACTGGCTCCATCTGCTGGTGTCCACTGCAGATTACACTTTAAGTGAGAAATGTTGGCAAATGCAAcgcaaaatgtaagaaaaacattaactCTGCTTTTCAAAAATGCATACACATGCAATTTCAATACAAGAACTATATAATCTAGTCATACCTGAGTTTGGGATTATCTACATATCTCTTGAATTGCTTGACATTGTTGAGGGTCTGTTCAGCCAGTTCTTTAGACGGCTCAATGATCAGGGCTTTGGGTGCATTGGATGATGCTTTCACCTGACTCACTTTTGCGCTGCCTGCATGAACAGAGAAGAAACAGTTAACATAGGAATGGACCAATTACACTATTTTTAGCGGTGCTTCACATTAATAATGGCAATTCGTACCtggttttaaaaaacatctgGTGAAAAAGGgcttttattataaaaaaggTATACATGCATCATCCAGTAAACTATTATTGCTACTATGTGACATGAAGTAAAATCCACATACCTGTCTGAGAAGATTTGACTGAGTGACTGTCTGGTGCCTGGTTGAAGGCCACAAACCCACTCTTAGGTTGATTTTTAAAGTCTTCTCCCCCAAAGTTAAACTTCAGCTCTGCATTCTGGCAGAAAAATACGGGATGGAACAATTTGTATGGTGTAGACTCGCACCTGTTGGTTTGTTACCTACCAAATTCTAAGTGTTGTTGAGCACTTACCTTGAGCACACAGGAGGCAAAGAAGGGCTGATTCTGCAGATGTTTAGGAATCTCAAAAGCCAAACCCAGGTCATTACCTGGTAGAGAGAAAGGGGTAAGAAACATCTGTTAAGTTGCTATTTAAACCGAAACTCCAGATGTCTTACATATTCATGATGAGGAGAATCATAACTAGTGAGACTGTACCATTTTTGGAGAAGAGAATTTGGCTCTTGTCAAGGTCCAGGTAACATCCAATAGTGTCATGCATGGTAAACTCCTGCAAAGCAAGttaacaaagagaaaatatgcTTGAAAATTATTCTCACAATTGTTTACATATTGAAATAACAACTATTAGTTAACAGTTACCTCGCCATAGCTGTCAAACTGCTTATTGTGTGATTTCTTTCCAGTCCCACCAAAACCAAACCCATACTTATCAGTTCctagaaagagagaggagaccAGGATTGAGTGAATTGTGTATTGAGCCATTTTATTTAGCTTCTATATGTTCTGCAGCAAAGATATTGCATACCCAAGTCAAGGGCTGCCTGACTTGTGGACCAGCCCACCCGACACAGCCCCTGGTCATGGCAGGTCACCTCATAGTAGTACTTCCCTGGACACAGAAAGACATGGACAAGGACAGGTGGGAGTGAGGAAGGAAGAGTaatagaggaagagaaaaatacaCTGTCAGACACTAACAAAGGGTATAACAGTTACAAAGACAGATAATTTGGTGATTGGGTTCCCTTTTAATTTCTCCCTGGTTTTCTCCAATCAGCTTGGAAGCAGTGTTTGTCTGAATTACCTTTGGTGACACCTTTTGTAGAGCGACAGCCATGCCATTCTTTAAACTCTCTGCTCTGGCAGCAAAGTCCATCTGGACCGATTGCTGTATagaaacaaaaagcaacaaTTGTTAGATGCGGCAAATGTCAAAATTGGGATATATGGTAACACATGATTAGACTGTCCTCTAGGGCTTGAGTGTGACATCGCTGGCTTATCTTTTGCTTCTCTTACCAAAGGCTGCACTGCGGTCATAAGGATTCATCTGCCAGGTGTTGAAGACTGAGACAGAATAAAGACAAACGAGTCAAACATCTGAAGAACCACAGAAAAATAGaccatacatatatatagttgAATAGTTCCACCACAATAGCCGTGTTGACACTGGTTGTGATATATGCAGAGGGCATTCTCTATGTCAAGCAAGATTAGGTCAGAGCAGAGAACTATTAAGGTGTATGACATAGAATTTCTGGTGAACTGTGATTTAATAGTGTTATTAAAATTCAGAGAACTGAAGGTAAAGGTGTTCTCACTAGCTCCTCCAGTTTTGATGGTGGCTTTGCCCTTCTTGCCCTCCTTCTGGTCAGACAGGGTCTCATACACAATCTGGATCACAGGGATACTGAAGGCCTGAGGATGACAAGAGAAATGATGAGTAACTATCACCCTTTGGCTTCAAGGCTGTGACTaatgattttctttattaacaattaatctaccaatttttttctcattcatcgtttagtttaaaaaaaatagtgaaaaaactgcattcacaatttcttcagaggccacagtgatgtcttcagtttgcttgtattgtctgactaacagtcaaaaaccttaaaaaattCAATTTGCTGTCatatttgacaaagaaaaacagcaaaaggtcacatatgagaagctggaaccagaacaTTTTTGCTTGGAAAAATAACCAGCTATTatcaaaatgttgtaaaattgcAGATTCAATTTCTGTTGATCAATGTTGCAGTTGTCGTTGCAGTTTCTTTTGGCTTCATTTATGTTACTTGACCAGAAGGCGAAAtgataatttaataaaaggaaaTACTAAAAGAACTGCATTCAAAATAGTGCTGCTGTCCATTACTTACTCCTGTTTTTCCGCTACCAGTTTCTGCtgcctttaaaaagaaaagaaaaagtcaggTGTCAAATTTGCAGTGTGCAGTGAAACGGGCAAATTTGTGTGAGACAGATTAGTGTAAAGACGTTTACCATCAGTACATCTCCTCCACCAAGAATAAGGGGAATGGACTCTGCCTGGATGTCAGTAGGCAGCCTGAAATCCAGTGATTAGAATAAATCAGTTTAGCGTCTACTGTTTTAGGCTAATTGCATTGTCTAACAGCTAACTACAACGTGGACAGAAAtcacagcatatgcattttttAGAAATGCTGATGTGCACATGAAAGAAAAAGTCTGGTGTTTGCAGAGTGACTTACAGCCAGTCCATCTCCTCCACAGCCTGCGCAATTTCAGGCATAACACCCATTTCTGTTGAACAAACGTCATATTTAATGACTTTAATGATTCAATACACTTTTAAAAGTCGTTTGGCGTTGACGTAGACCCCAAATGTCACGTCAATAATATGAAGTTAGTAAATAATCTTACCAGAAAACGCTGCCATTATGGATGCTATGAGTTCAATCCGGCCGGATGCAACGTGTACGAAATTCTCGCGAGATTTGTAAGAAAGCAGTAACTTTAATCCAcgccacgtttcaagtgattattttaacccaaatcatgatcttttcctaaccttaaccaagtggtttttgtgtctaaacctaaccagaccttaaccacagcgttgtcacgtCAGAAAACAGCGAGACAAGAATATTTTGAAGCGGCTCACGAGAGTTTCGCAGATATAGGGTTACCATGTAGACACGGTGCACCTGCTGTAGTGGGCCGTACTGACAGTCTTATGACATTTGGTTCCGGATAGTTTTACATGAAATACTGCAAACTCATACACCGCAAATAATTTGTGGTGCTACTCACATATTAAGATATTATTATCAAATTATACTACGCAAGGTAAGCCGTAGGGTCGCTTCACCTGTGCGGTTAGCGACAGTTTCCAAACGCAGTTATTAGATATATTTTGTCCCGTGCTGACCGCCGTAGACTTTTGACAGCTGGTTCAAATATGGCTGAAGATAGTCTGATAGAAAGCgaagatgaaaacattttatatgattTACTTGTTATTACTGAATGGCCGCCGGAGACGGACACCCAGGTaagtcatatttttattatggCTCATTTACAGTTGGTCGTGTGTTGaacctttatttataaaaatggcCTCCGAAAGTGAACTATCATCAGTTGCAAAGGGGTCAGCCGCGAAGAGCCACGTAGCACAAACATACTGTTAGTTTGCAAGTTATGCAAACTAAATCCGCACATTCTTATATCACACTGCAATATTATGTAGCTCTCGCTTTGCCACAGTGTCCATAGACAAGCAAGTTCCTTTAGAAGGCAACCATTCATGTGTCGCTCCCTTTTAGCTAGCTTATACTACACTATTCATTAAGTAAGTTGCCCTGGCAACAGAAAAGAAACCAGTCCGACTTCTTATCTGAAGTCCAATGTCAGCAAATGATAAGTAATGATGACACAACTTTATTAAGCTCACCTGTCACGTTCTTACATTTGCAGTTGCGAGGCAACAAAGAGCACAACACCTCTCTTGTTGCAAAAGCAGTAACAGGTAagtttctgctttattttgaCTTGTGATACTATCTATGCCctaaagaaaaacatgtatttagCACCTGACCACGAGCATGATGTTCACCTGTAAATGTTACAACCAGGTTATCTACAAAGCAACACCTTTGCTCCCACCAGAATACAACGCAGGAGTTGGTAACAATGGGAAAATAGGCTAGCAATACTTAAAAGGCAAGGCGAGTTTATTTGTACatcacatttcaacaacaaggcaattcaagtgctttacataaaacataaaatgcattaagacaaaatataaaagaaacacataataaaaagacatttaaatgttaaaaaagagtTATGTAAGAGTTaagcaaatataaaataaaaataagctaaaatagaataagacagataaaacaggagactAAAAGTTATAGtgcaataaatgaatgaaaagccttaaatttgatttaataaaaggcagcgacaaacagaaaagtcttcagccttgatttaaaagaactgaggaTTGGAGCAGaactgcagttttctgggagtttgttacaaatatgtggagcataaaaacttttAAAGGTGTTTAAGACTTCTtccaacataaaaacacaagattaCAGCAACTATTAGGACTACTACTTGTTGAAGAAAATGTCTATGTAGGAAATATCTCCAAGTCTACCCTGttttgaaaacaaagaaaggatGACAGAAGTAGATCACAGACAGATATGTGTACCAGATAAGATATACAAATATGTAATGCATGATACATACATGTTGGCATAACTCTAATGACGCCAGAGCATCCGCATATTCAAGGAAAGTGTTGATGAACTGTTGCTGGTCCTGTTAGGAGCTATAATGTTATAGCAATATAGTGTATAGTTTGACCACCTTTGCTTAAATTTGGTTAATGAGACTAAACATCATTTCATGCTTTCCCCAGTCTCTAAATTTAATCTAGAATGTGGCAAGAGACCCTCTGTATGTTGATGAATGCAATGTGACATTATCACAGTTACTGTTATTGAGCATACTAACTGTGATACATTGTTTACAGGCCCATTCCGCTTGATCCTACACTATTTGTGGTACAGGTAagttcatcatcattatcatatAACCAGAGGCTGTCAGGTAGAGCAGTCTGTCTTAACTTACACATGCTGTTATTTAGCCAGTGAAATGAACTGACTGCGACAAGAAGCTTTGATTATTATGACtacatataaatacatgtttgacTAAATCATGTAACACATAAACACTGCTCTAATTTTTAATGTTGGTACACTTATGTTTGAATGGGCTACCTTATAAATGCAAATGTGCATGTACATTTCATTGACACTGACTTATCAGTCAATTATTTTACTATTATGTTTACAATGATAGCAGGGCTgaactagaaaaaaaacaacaaaacacaaaacaaatattacagTTGTTTGTTATCCTTCAAATGAACACATGCAACCTTGCTCAATACAATTAAAGCCACGTCTACTAGTTTGATCATTTGATAAGAATAACACATTACTTTTGGATTGAACTTggtattaaaggacaggttgaCATTTTCAGAGTCAATCTTAATACAACATTCACATGCTCATATGTGCATTGAAAGGGTTATTGGCTgttgtaataattcctcctgtccatagcGGCTGCAAAGATATTCCGTTGTAAAGCAATTTCAgtataagtgatggggaacaaaattcacagtcctcGTACTGTGAAAGAAGTTAATTCCAAATTGcaactgaagctaatatgaggctttaaCAGTCTGGTTAGTCAAacaaaattctctctttgtgcttCCATGGACGGTGTTTGTTTGGTGAGTCAAGAGAAAGGGACGATAACACAAAGAAATGTGGTACCAAAAAGATTGTAAGTTTGGAAAACATCTACTTGATTTGTGTAAGTCAGACTCCTGAAGCATCATATTATTGTCAGCTGAgctttaaaagtcatttttatacAGGATGAGAAGAGTTAAAACTTAAATGTACATATGAGCATGTGAACAtcgttttaggacagacttaaaaaatgtgaacctatcctttaaaatatttgcatagcACTATTTTTATATACAAATCATAAACAGGGTTTCTAACAGGACATTGTTAAGCATTTGCTGAGACCACATCACATCTGGTTATCAATTAGTCAGTAGATGATGGCCTGAACAATAGCAATACTCTTTAAATATATGGCATTTGCTGTGTGAAATAGCACCTTTGCTCTTTTTCCCTGCTGGTTATTAGgctattattttttcaaaaaaattaatacatttttatgatgtttttatttcaagcATCAAGCATCATATGAAGACATTGAATAATCAAGGTTTAGTTTAattgttggtgtgttttatttattccaaCACAAGTAAAATGGAAAGTTCATATGTAACATTTAAATAACAGATGTGAACACAACTACACTTTGACACAGGCCTTACAAGGCTTAGTTGATCTGTTCGTCCTTAAATTCACTACAGGAAGGCCTCATACACGTAGCTTGCATTCAAGATGTACCTACATATCTCTGAAGATTTTGTTTTGCAGTGTGAATCTGAATATACTGACCTCATTCACTCTGCTCTTACTGCACACTGTCGGATGGAACGTGTAGACAGATGGCTAGATGTGGCCTGCAGTGGATTCTGTAATGCTCTAGTACCAAGGCCTGCTTAGTCTGTCAGCAGGTGGTTAGCTGGCACCATcaataacagtttaaaaattTAAGAACTCCTCTAGCTGTCTCCcagctctcctcctctgtttgtgGATGAGATCGGATCAGGGATTTTATTTgattcaaacacacagagcaggcaGACAGCGCTTGCGCAGCACCACTGGTATCGACTATACTCAAAAATTGATAACTGAAATAATACTGAAACTGTAATGGAAGAGAAAAACCACTCCAACTGAAATGCTATAAAAACATTACTTTGAATAAGAAAAACTTTTTGTCAGAATGAATCTACAGAGtaaaacaaagtatttaaaCTACTGCTACTTCTGTGATTATTCCAGTATTAAAATTGGAAGTGAAAGCAAAAATCCTTAGAGTTCTGGGACTGTATTCACATCCTACCCAAGTCCAAATTGGCTGAGTAGGAGAAACTCTGAAAACAAGGTTCTGTGTCCCCCTGAACTTTAGAAGTTTTGGGTCTAAAAGTAATTCAAAAAACTTTTTAGTGCTAAAAGTAGGTATAAAGTCTGGGAGAAGTTAGAGGAAGTCCAGAAGACGAAGATGCTGCAGATAATGGGTCTAGTGATGTCAGTGAtttggaaaaatacatttcaaactGGTATTTTCGATGGCAGCGAATTAACGATCCAATCCAATGATCCAATCAACATACCAACAAATCGAAACAACACAACTCTACGCTACTTGAACACTGGAAAGATTCCGTTTGCAGCACTGATGAACTTGAAATatctcagctgtctgtcagtaATTATTCTTCAAAGCGAAATGCGCTGTCCAGACTCCAGTTTGGTAGCAGTTATGGTTTTTTAACGTGTCATGACCCTGTGAATTTCAGCCCCACCAGCTCGTCTCTGCCCCTCGGTCTTCTCCGCCTGGCAAACAAGCAGATCAACTGGCAGCTGGTGCTTGCAaggtgcaacacacacacacaaacacacacaaacacacacacacaaacactcgtACTGTGATCAATACCAGAATGTGGGCTACTTTGTTGCTGACATGCACTAAGCCTTCCCCTCCCttctctcatttcctttcaACCAATCATTTAATTGTACTCATTACAACAGATAAACCAAGTAGAAAGGCAGTTTTTAATTGGCTATCGATTTGACCATGTAAGACAGTGTTAAGCGAGGTCGATTGATGCTGCGCATGTCTATTAGTTTGATGTGCTGGATCCTTccattttgtttctgtctgcccTGAAatctttctccctcatttcaTTCCCTCTGAAACTATCTTTGCTCTCTTTAATGCTCCCAATCATTGTAGTTCCCCCTCTCTTTAGGCCGTCCAACCTGGGCTCCTATTGCAGTCTTTATCTCTTTTCCATCCAACTTGCCCCtctacacacactcatacacataaaaaaaaaacccaaaaacttGTGTCTTATCTTCCTTAATTGCCCTATATGATTTTTTACTTCTCTATCTCCTTTACTGATCTCACCTGCTGTTCTcattactctctctctcatttatttttctttaattcatCCCTGACCATtctcttgttgtgtttttttttctctgcagtaaTGGCAAACTGTTGGCAGTGGTTCAGGACCAGTGTGTGGAGATTAGGTAATTATTGAACCCTATCCCGCTGTTTGAGGCACTCTGCCTGTGTATGCCAGTGATAGAGAGCCTTTTAATTAAGGGGGGTGATTTATCACATCTACCTTAAGAAGAGCTGCAGTCTCAGCTTGCATCTAAAgaatgaagtttgtttttttcaatttgcaTTAAAC is a window from the Thunnus thynnus chromosome 18, fThuThy2.1, whole genome shotgun sequence genome containing:
- the ddx1 gene encoding ATP-dependent RNA helicase DDX1, which codes for MAAFSEMGVMPEIAQAVEEMDWLLPTDIQAESIPLILGGGDVLMAAETGSGKTGAFSIPVIQIVYETLSDQKEGKKGKATIKTGGAIFNTWQMNPYDRSAAFAIGPDGLCCQSREFKEWHGCRSTKGVTKGKYYYEVTCHDQGLCRVGWSTSQAALDLGTDKYGFGFGGTGKKSHNKQFDSYGEEFTMHDTIGCYLDLDKSQILFSKNGNDLGLAFEIPKHLQNQPFFASCVLKNAELKFNFGGEDFKNQPKSGFVAFNQAPDSHSVKSSQTGSAKVSQVKASSNAPKALIIEPSKELAEQTLNNVKQFKRYVDNPKLRELLVIGGVAAKEQLAALEQGIDIVVGTPGRLDDLISTGKLSLSQVRFLVLDECDGLLSAGYTDFINRIHNQIPQVTSDGKRLQVIVCSATLHSFDVKKLSERIMHFPTWVDLKGEDSVPETVHHVVVPVNPKNDHLWERLGKNHIRTDEVHAKDNTRPGANSAEMWSEAIKVLKGEYTVRAIKEHKMDQAIIFCRTKIDCDNMEQYFIQQGGGPDSRSHQLSCVCLHGDRKPNERKNNLERFKRKEVRLLICTDVAARGIDIHGVPYVINVTLPDEKQNYVHRIGRVGRAERMGLAISLVAMEKEKVWYHVCANRGRGCYNTRLKEDGGCTIWYNEKELLSDIEEHLKCTITQCEPDIKVPVDEFDGKVSYGQRRALGGGNYKGHVDVLAPTVSELANLEREAQTSFLHLGYMPNQLFRAF